The bacterium sequence CTCTCCGCCCAGTTCACGCACTTTGGAACCGAACGGCTCGTCAAATTCTGTCGGAAAAGGCCCATTACCGACTCGTGTAGTATAAGCTTTGATGACACCCATGACATGATTGATTTTAGACGGGCCGATACCTAGTCCCGTACATGCCCCACCACTGGTAGCATTCGACGACGTAACGAAGGGATACGTCCCGTGATCAATGTCCAACAGAGTACCCTGAGCGCCTTCCAATAAAATTTCGTTTTGGTTTTTGATTGCACGGTCCAGAAACATAGGCACATCACCAATCAGCGGACGTAATCGTTTACCTAATTCCGTAAATTGTGCAATGATCGGATCGATTTCTAATTCTTCAGCGCCGAAGGCTTTGAGAATTTTATTTTTTTCTTCGACATTTCTTTTCAATTTATCATATAATACCGAATGGTCCATTAAATCAATTGCGCGAATTCCACAACGATCAATCTTGTCAAGATACGCTGGACCGATCCCGCGTTTTGTCGTACCCACTTGGTTTTCACCGAGATATTTTTCTTTCGCCTGGTCAATCAGTTTATGGTAAGGCAAAATGATATGAGCATGGGGACTAATCATCAGACGCCCCTCCATTCTGATGCCCATTTTTTCCAAACCGTCCATTTCTTCAAACAAAGCAATCGGGTCGATCACCACCCCGTTACCTAAAATGCACTTTACACCTTCATGCAAAATACCGGATGGAATAAGGCGCAAAATATATTTTGTAGAACCGTGACAGATGGTATGCCCGGCATTAGCTCCACCCTGATAACGCGCAACGATTTCCGCCTTGCTTGAAAGCAAGTCTACAATTTTACCCTTACCCTCGTCGCCCCATTGAGCGCCGATTATCACGCGCACTGCCATGTGATTTCCCTATTATCTAGCTTGGATTGAACAAAAAACAACCCAAAACCTGTTTTGCAGATTTTGGGCATAACTTACGTAATGAACTCGTGAGATGCCAAACTTTTATGCGAAACTTTTTACAGCGTCTTCAATAGTAGAGTAGTGTTTAAACACCGTAGAAAGTTTTGTAATCTGAAAAATTTGTTTGATCTTATCCGAAGCCTGCGCCAGTCTCAGATCGCCGCCGCTATTTTTTACGGTTGTGAGATTACTGATCAGAATGCCAAGTCCCGAGCTATTGATCAGATCAATAGACTGCATATTCACGACAAAATTTTTCTTGCCTTGCAACATGTATTTGTGAATTTCATCATTGATCAGCGCAGCATCCGGTCCTCCCATAATATTGCCCTGAACTTCCAGTATAACAATACCCGACATTTCTGATACTTTGAGTTGCATACGCTACCTCGCTAAGACCTTGACGTACGTCGAAGATTCTATTGATTATTTTATTTTTGCTTTGAGATCGTCCCCGGCCTTCCATTCGATCAAAATCGGACTGGCAACATAAACTGACGAATAGGTACCGACGATAATACCAACCAACAAAGCCCACGCAAATGTGCGAATAACTTCTCCACCTAGTGCCAACAGCACGGCCACCGACAGTAGTGTCAAAACGGAAGTCATTACAGTCCGGCTCAACGTTTCGTTGATGCTGCGATTAACCACTTCTTCAAATGTTCCGCCACGTTTGATCAGGCGAGTATTCTCACGAATACGGTCAAACACTACGATCGTATCATTGACCGAGTAACCGACAATGGTCAAAAAAGCAGCGACGGCTGCTAATGAAAATTCTAATTGCAATGCAACAAAAAGCCCCAGGGTAATGATCACGTCGTGGGCCAGAGCGACGACAGCAGCCAATCCCCATTTCCAGTGAAATCGTAACGCCAAATAAACCACGATAAAAATAAGTCCCCAGATCGTTGCCCAGACGGCAGAAATTTTTAACTCATCCCCGATCTTAGGACCAACCTGGCTAACGGAACGCATTTCGACATCATTGCCTTGAAAATTTTTCTTCAGCATGTCCAAAACTTCGGTAGAAACATTATCATGCTGTTCCTGTACGTGAATCAAAATATCATTAGTCGAACCAAAATTTTGAATGCGATCCGCGCCAAATTTCGTTGAAATGAGGTGGCGAATTTTATCCAGCTCAACCGGCTGTTGAAACTTTACTTCCATTGAAGTACCGCCGATAAAATCAACGCCGTAATTTAATCCGATAAACAAAAATAATAACAAACTCAACGTTACTAAGCTACCGGAAATCAAATAAGCTGTCCGGCGATTTTGAACGAAGGGATAATTTTTATT is a genomic window containing:
- a CDS encoding adenylosuccinate synthase — its product is MAVRVIIGAQWGDEGKGKIVDLLSSKAEIVARYQGGANAGHTICHGSTKYILRLIPSGILHEGVKCILGNGVVIDPIALFEEMDGLEKMGIRMEGRLMISPHAHIILPYHKLIDQAKEKYLGENQVGTTKRGIGPAYLDKIDRCGIRAIDLMDHSVLYDKLKRNVEEKNKILKAFGAEELEIDPIIAQFTELGKRLRPLIGDVPMFLDRAIKNQNEILLEGAQGTLLDIDHGTYPFVTSSNATSGGACTGLGIGPSKINHVMGVIKAYTTRVGNGPFPTEFDEPFGSKVRELGGEYGSVTGRPRRCGWLDLVQLRYATIVNGIDELAITKLDVLDTIDELNVCTEYKLDGKEIDYFVTDGRVLDRIEPVYKSIPGWKANTSKVKKFTDLPKNAQTYLQFIENFLEGPKIKIISVGQDREETLIL
- a CDS encoding STAS domain-containing protein — translated: MQLKVSEMSGIVILEVQGNIMGGPDAALINDEIHKYMLQGKKNFVVNMQSIDLINSSGLGILISNLTTVKNSGGDLRLAQASDKIKQIFQITKLSTVFKHYSTIEDAVKSFA
- the secF gene encoding protein translocase subunit SecF, with the protein product MELLVNKNYPFVQNRRTAYLISGSLVTLSLLLFLFIGLNYGVDFIGGTSMEVKFQQPVELDKIRHLISTKFGADRIQNFGSTNDILIHVQEQHDNVSTEVLDMLKKNFQGNDVEMRSVSQVGPKIGDELKISAVWATIWGLIFIVVYLALRFHWKWGLAAVVALAHDVIITLGLFVALQLEFSLAAVAAFLTIVGYSVNDTIVVFDRIRENTRLIKRGGTFEEVVNRSINETLSRTVMTSVLTLLSVAVLLALGGEVIRTFAWALLVGIIVGTYSSVYVASPILIEWKAGDDLKAKIK